In Amaranthus tricolor cultivar Red isolate AtriRed21 chromosome 3, ASM2621246v1, whole genome shotgun sequence, a single window of DNA contains:
- the LOC130807702 gene encoding 60S ribosomal protein L26-1-like, producing MKYNPRVSSSRRKCRKAHFSAPSSLRRVIMSAPLSGDLRSKYNVRSMPVRKDDEVQVVRGTFKGREGKVVQVYRKKWVIHIERITREKVNGSTVNVGVHPSKVVITKLRLDKDRKSLLDRKAKGRAAADKDKGSKFTTEDIMQQID from the coding sequence atgaagTATAACCCTAGAGTTTCAAGCTCACGCAGGAAGTGCCGTAAGGCGCACTTCTCCGCCCCTTCCAGTCTCCGTCGTGTTATCATGAGCGCCCCTCTTTCCGGCGATCTCCGCAGCAAGTACAACGTTCGATCCATGCCAGTTCGCAAGGACGACGAAGTACAAGTTGTTAGGGGTACCTTTAAGGGTCGCGAGGGAaaagttgtccaagtttatagGAAGAAATGGGTGATCCATATTGAGAGGATTACCCGTGAGAAGGTTAATGGGTCTACCGTTAATGTTGGAGTTCATCCTTCAAAGGTTGTTATCACTAAGCTCAGGCTTGACAAGGATAGGAAATCACTGTTGGATCGTAAGGCCAAGGGAAGGGCTGCAGCTGATAAGGATAAGGGTTCCAAGTTTACAACTGAGGATATCATGCAGCAGATTGATTAA